Proteins encoded together in one Nocardioides marinisabuli window:
- a CDS encoding Ku protein — MRAIWKGAVSFGLVSVPVKLYSATESHDVSFRQVHAKDGGRIRYQRVCSIDGEEVPYADIAKGYETEDGEMVILTDDDMAELPSTSSREIAVEKFVPSDQIDPMLFEKSYYLEPEKSGAKPYALLRQALLEADRMAVVTVALRQRTTIAVLRVRDDVIVLQTMMWPDEIRTPDFSVEAGEVKEAETKMATMLVETLAGDFDASEFEDDYAAAVEMMVKTKIEGGEMKRTPTSTKSSGEVVDLLAALQRSVDAAKSGRRESDESEEDSGDSEAGEKPARSATRKTPAKKTAAKKSTAKKSTSKSSAARKTSAKKSTSKKTATKKAAAAKKAS; from the coding sequence ATGCGCGCGATCTGGAAGGGTGCGGTGTCCTTCGGGCTCGTCAGCGTGCCCGTCAAGCTCTACTCCGCGACCGAGTCGCACGACGTGTCGTTCCGCCAGGTGCACGCCAAGGACGGCGGGCGCATCCGCTACCAGCGGGTCTGCTCGATCGACGGCGAGGAGGTGCCCTACGCCGACATCGCCAAGGGCTACGAGACCGAGGACGGCGAGATGGTGATCCTCACCGACGACGACATGGCCGAGCTGCCGTCGACGTCGTCGCGCGAGATCGCGGTCGAGAAGTTCGTGCCCTCCGACCAGATCGACCCGATGCTCTTCGAGAAGAGCTACTACCTCGAGCCCGAGAAGTCCGGCGCCAAGCCGTACGCCCTGCTGCGCCAGGCGCTGCTCGAGGCCGACCGGATGGCCGTGGTGACCGTCGCGCTGCGCCAGCGCACCACCATCGCGGTGCTGCGGGTGCGCGACGACGTGATCGTGCTGCAGACGATGATGTGGCCCGACGAGATCCGCACCCCCGACTTCTCGGTCGAGGCCGGCGAGGTCAAGGAGGCCGAGACCAAGATGGCCACGATGCTCGTCGAGACCCTCGCCGGCGACTTCGACGCCTCCGAGTTCGAGGACGACTACGCCGCGGCCGTCGAGATGATGGTCAAGACCAAGATCGAGGGCGGCGAGATGAAGCGCACCCCCACCTCGACCAAGTCCTCCGGCGAGGTCGTCGACCTCCTCGCCGCCCTCCAGCGCTCCGTCGACGCCGCGAAGTCGGGGCGCCGTGAGAGCGACGAGTCCGAGGAGGACTCCGGGGACTCCGAGGCCGGCGAGAAGCCCGCGAGGAGCGCCACCAGGAAGACGCCGGCCAAGAAGACGGCCGCGAAGAAGTCGACGGCCAAGAAGAGCACCAGCAAGTCGAGCGCGGCCAGGAAGACCAGCGCGAAGAAGAGCACCAGCAAGAAGACGGCGACGAAGAAGGCGGCGGCGGCCAAGAAGGCGAGCTGA
- a CDS encoding ABC transporter ATP-binding protein produces the protein MSTTLGSRGGTDALGPDPDSPPPAGVHSLWRLRGYLRPHVGALAIMLVASLGGVALAIGIPLVTRAIIDGPVTDRDLGALLPLAGLALLLGVLEAVLVWWRRWVQSNAVLGLETTMRRDLYAHLQRLPMAFHTRWGSGQLLSRATTDLAAIRRFSGFGLLFLLINVVQLVATTAVLLHMYWPLGLVVAAAAVPIVWLSMRFEKRYVVISRRVQDEQGDLATLAEEGAVGIRVVKSFGRSAHIGEQYDVAARRLHATSVEKARLSAKFWTFLEVIPNVAVVVVLLLGALGVGRGQLTLGELVAFITLLLSLVWPVSSLGVILAMAQEAMTASARILEIYDTEPSIVGGDRVVDDPRGHLRLEQVDFAFPDAPDEPVLRGVDLDVRPGETVALVGATGSGKTILTALVPRLWDVTGGRVLIDGVDVRELRTDHLRTLVATAFEDPTLFSMSARENLTLGRADATEAEIEQALEVSQAQFVHDLPWGLDTRIGEQGMALSGGQRQRLALARAVLARPRVLVLDDTLSALDVHTEALVEEALGRVLSSTTAIVVAHRASTVQLADRVALLQDGTITHVGPHRELLATVPAYRDLLAGDDDLDDEQAEEVSA, from the coding sequence ATGTCAACGACTCTCGGATCTCGTGGTGGCACCGACGCGCTCGGTCCCGACCCGGACAGCCCGCCGCCGGCCGGCGTCCACTCGCTGTGGCGCCTGCGCGGCTACCTGCGCCCCCACGTCGGGGCGCTGGCCATCATGCTCGTCGCCTCGCTGGGCGGGGTCGCCCTGGCGATCGGCATCCCGCTGGTGACCCGGGCGATCATCGACGGGCCGGTGACCGACCGCGACCTCGGGGCCCTGCTGCCGCTGGCCGGGCTGGCGCTGCTGCTCGGCGTGCTCGAGGCGGTGCTGGTGTGGTGGCGGCGCTGGGTGCAGTCCAACGCGGTCCTGGGCCTCGAGACGACGATGCGCCGCGACCTCTACGCCCACCTGCAGCGGCTGCCGATGGCCTTCCACACCCGGTGGGGCTCGGGCCAGCTGCTGTCGCGGGCCACCACCGACCTGGCCGCGATCCGCCGGTTCTCCGGGTTCGGCCTGCTGTTCCTGCTGATCAACGTCGTGCAGCTGGTGGCGACCACCGCGGTCCTGCTGCACATGTACTGGCCGCTGGGACTCGTGGTGGCCGCGGCCGCGGTGCCGATCGTGTGGCTCTCGATGCGCTTCGAGAAGCGCTACGTCGTCATCTCGCGCCGGGTCCAGGACGAGCAGGGCGACCTCGCGACCCTGGCCGAGGAGGGCGCGGTCGGCATCCGGGTGGTGAAGTCCTTCGGGCGCAGCGCCCACATCGGCGAGCAGTACGACGTCGCCGCCCGACGCCTGCACGCCACCAGCGTCGAGAAGGCGAGGCTCTCGGCGAAGTTCTGGACCTTCCTCGAGGTGATCCCCAACGTCGCGGTGGTCGTGGTGCTGCTGCTCGGCGCCCTCGGGGTCGGGCGCGGCCAGCTGACCCTCGGCGAGCTGGTCGCCTTCATCACCCTGCTGCTGAGCCTGGTGTGGCCGGTCTCCTCGCTCGGGGTCATCCTGGCGATGGCCCAGGAGGCGATGACGGCCTCGGCGCGCATCCTGGAGATCTACGACACCGAGCCCTCCATCGTCGGCGGCGACCGGGTCGTCGACGACCCGCGCGGCCACCTGCGCCTCGAGCAGGTCGACTTCGCGTTCCCCGACGCCCCCGACGAGCCGGTGCTGCGCGGCGTCGACCTCGACGTGCGCCCCGGCGAGACGGTCGCCCTCGTCGGCGCCACCGGCTCGGGCAAGACCATCCTGACCGCGCTCGTCCCGCGGCTGTGGGACGTCACCGGCGGCCGGGTGCTCATCGACGGCGTCGACGTGCGCGAGCTGCGCACCGACCACCTGCGCACCCTGGTCGCCACCGCCTTCGAGGACCCCACGCTGTTCTCGATGAGCGCGCGCGAGAACCTCACCCTGGGCCGCGCTGACGCGACCGAGGCCGAGATCGAGCAGGCCCTCGAGGTCAGCCAGGCACAGTTCGTGCACGACCTGCCGTGGGGCCTCGACACCCGCATCGGCGAGCAGGGGATGGCGCTCTCGGGCGGGCAGCGCCAGCGGCTCGCGCTGGCCCGTGCGGTGCTGGCGCGCCCCCGCGTCCTGGTGCTCGACGACACCCTGTCCGCGCTCGACGTGCACACCGAGGCGCTCGTCGAGGAGGCCCTGGGCCGGGTGCTGTCCTCGACGACGGCGATCGTGGTGGCGCACCGGGCCTCCACGGTGCAGCTGGCCGACCGGGTCGCGCTGCTGCAGGACGGCACCATCACCCACGTCGGGCCGCACCGCGAGCTGCTGGCGACCGTGCCGGCGTACCGCGACCTGCTCGCGGGCGACGACGACCTCGACGACGAGCAGGCTGAGGAGGTGTCGGCATGA
- a CDS encoding NAD-glutamate dehydrogenase: MSTTTHDLDKSELISKAAELARAGRGSGGPPHAEVGDLLTAYYRHVAPEDLAERAESDVWGALASHYRLAQQRPQGRASVRVFTPTLAEHGWSAGGHSVVEVVTDDMPFLVDSLTMELSRQLRDVHLVVHPHFDVERDITGELQRARVVDDGAMEPQDSSVRESWMHVEIDRLADDDDTEQIVEDVQRVLRDVREAVEDWPRTRQRMLDIVRGLREDPPVELTAEEVRQGAELLEWLVDDHFTFLGYREYRLETVEIDGGEDDVLRAVPGTGLGILRADQAHSTSFARLPEPVKVKAREKSLLVLAKANSRATVHRPAYLDYVGVKTFDERGEVTGEQRFLGLFSSTAYAESLTRIPLLREKAREVLRRSGFDPRSYAGRALMDTLETYPRDELFHTDVSQLATMAEAAMHARERRAVRAIIRPDTYGRYVSVLVYLPRDRYNTAVRERFSDILLERLGGESIEFTVRINESTTARVHFVVHLPRGESDPTVTGQLRALDTTDLERRLADASRSWRDDFLAAVLSEYGEQAGAVLGRRYADSFPEAFKEDYSARTAAVDLGRLEAIEGDEGLDLALHENLDAGRGEVRLKVYRVGSPLSLSEVLPMISSLGVEVVDERPYEIDGLERASYIYEFGLRYGRSLPERSRDLFVQSLRAIWDGRTDTDGFNVLVLAAELSWRQVSVLRAYAKYMRQGGSPFQLDTIEEALSSNVDITRLLVQLFEVRFDPTCEDREQREEQLRERLAGALDDVASLDHDRILRSYLTHIGATLRTNHYQCTDDGEPKSYLSLKLEPSAIPDLPRPRPEYEVFVHSPRVEGVHLRFGSVARGGLRWSDRRDDFRTEVLGLVKAQMVKNTVIVPVGAKGGFFAKQLPDPSDREAWMAEGIASYRTFISGLLDITDNLVDGRTAPPVDVVRHDGDDSYLVVAADKGTATFSDIANELSKDYGFWLGDAFASGGSVGYDHKAMGITARGAWVSVQRHFRERGIDCQTEDFTCVGIGDMSGDVFGNGMLCSEHIRLVAAFDHRDIFLDPTPDAATSYAERKRLFEQPRTSWQDYDTSLISEGGGVHSRSKKSIPITPQVREALGIRDDVSSMTPAELMRAILTAPVDLLWNGGIGTYVKSREETHADAGDKANDPIRVDGRDVRARCIGEGGNLGLTQAGRIEYARLGGDPDSGGGRVNTDFIDNSAGVDTSDHEVNIKILLDRVVADGDLTGKQRNELLAAMTDEVAALVLRDNYEQNLALANALSHAPSLLHVHEEFMKRLEREGVLNRAVEGLPTSREVRRRADKKEGLTAPELSVLLAWTKIVLAQELIESDVPDDPYLDQDLLVYFPTAMRERFTEQIRKHPLRREIIVTQVVNDLVNGAGMTFWPRLGGETGVGAAELTHANFVAREIFGSLPLREELHSYDNKLDASVQTRMRLEMRTLVERATRWLVANRRAPLDSSATVEQLAGPVQETVAQLPELMTGRELAAFEQRRDRLVERGVPDDLAARVAVLPPAYMVLGIVDAATREGLDPAEVARVHFALGERLGLPALVLRILALPREDRWQTMARAALRDDLHSVHLQLTLRVIAATGDDESATARISTWEDGDATAVGRAASTLGEICSDEDADLARLSVGLRIVRGLLTS, translated from the coding sequence GTGTCAACGACGACGCACGATCTCGACAAGTCCGAGCTGATCTCCAAGGCCGCGGAGCTGGCGCGTGCCGGCCGCGGCAGCGGCGGCCCGCCGCACGCCGAGGTGGGCGACCTGCTCACCGCCTACTACCGCCACGTCGCCCCCGAGGACCTCGCCGAGCGCGCCGAGAGCGACGTGTGGGGGGCCCTGGCCAGCCACTACCGCCTGGCCCAGCAGCGACCCCAGGGCCGCGCCTCGGTGCGGGTCTTCACCCCCACCCTGGCCGAGCACGGCTGGTCGGCCGGCGGGCACAGCGTCGTCGAGGTCGTCACCGACGACATGCCCTTCCTCGTCGACTCGCTGACCATGGAGCTCTCGCGCCAGCTGCGCGACGTGCACCTGGTCGTGCACCCGCACTTCGACGTCGAGCGCGACATCACCGGCGAGCTCCAGCGCGCCCGGGTCGTCGACGACGGCGCGATGGAGCCCCAGGACTCCTCGGTGCGCGAGTCGTGGATGCACGTGGAGATCGACCGGCTCGCCGACGACGACGACACCGAGCAGATCGTCGAGGACGTCCAGCGGGTGCTGCGCGACGTGCGCGAGGCCGTCGAGGACTGGCCGCGCACCCGGCAGCGGATGCTCGACATCGTGCGCGGCCTGCGCGAGGACCCGCCGGTCGAGCTGACCGCCGAGGAGGTCCGCCAGGGCGCCGAGCTGCTCGAGTGGCTCGTCGACGACCACTTCACCTTCCTGGGCTACCGCGAGTACCGGCTCGAGACCGTGGAGATCGACGGCGGCGAGGACGACGTCCTGCGGGCGGTGCCGGGCACCGGCCTGGGCATCCTGCGCGCCGACCAGGCCCACAGCACCTCCTTCGCCCGGCTCCCCGAGCCGGTCAAGGTCAAGGCCCGCGAGAAGTCGCTGCTGGTCCTGGCCAAGGCCAACTCGCGGGCCACCGTGCACCGCCCGGCCTACCTCGACTACGTCGGGGTCAAGACGTTCGACGAGCGGGGCGAGGTGACCGGCGAGCAGCGCTTCCTGGGCCTGTTCTCCTCCACGGCGTACGCCGAGTCGCTCACCCGCATCCCGCTGCTGCGCGAGAAGGCCCGCGAGGTGCTGCGCCGCAGCGGCTTCGACCCGCGCTCCTACGCCGGCCGCGCGCTGATGGACACCCTGGAGACCTACCCGCGCGACGAGCTCTTCCACACCGACGTGAGCCAGCTCGCGACGATGGCCGAGGCCGCGATGCACGCGCGCGAGCGGCGTGCGGTGCGCGCGATCATCCGCCCCGACACCTACGGGCGCTACGTCTCGGTGCTGGTCTACCTGCCCCGCGACCGCTACAACACCGCGGTGCGCGAGCGGTTCAGCGACATCCTGCTCGAGCGCCTGGGCGGCGAGTCCATCGAGTTCACCGTGCGGATCAACGAGTCGACGACCGCGCGCGTGCACTTCGTGGTGCACCTGCCGCGCGGCGAGAGCGACCCGACCGTCACCGGCCAGCTGCGCGCCCTCGACACCACCGACCTCGAGCGGCGCCTGGCCGACGCGTCGCGCTCGTGGCGCGACGACTTCCTGGCCGCCGTGCTCTCCGAGTACGGCGAGCAGGCCGGGGCGGTGCTGGGCCGGCGCTACGCCGACTCCTTCCCCGAAGCCTTCAAGGAGGACTACTCGGCGCGCACCGCCGCGGTCGACCTGGGCCGGCTCGAGGCGATCGAGGGCGACGAGGGCCTCGACCTGGCGCTGCACGAGAACCTCGACGCCGGTCGCGGCGAGGTGCGCCTGAAGGTCTACCGGGTCGGCAGCCCGCTGTCGCTGTCCGAGGTGTTGCCGATGATCTCCAGCCTCGGCGTCGAGGTCGTCGACGAGCGCCCGTACGAGATCGACGGCCTCGAGCGCGCCTCCTACATCTACGAGTTCGGGCTGCGCTACGGCCGCTCGCTGCCGGAGCGCTCCCGCGACCTCTTCGTGCAGTCGCTGCGCGCGATCTGGGACGGGCGCACCGACACCGACGGCTTCAACGTGCTGGTGCTGGCCGCCGAGCTGAGCTGGCGACAGGTCTCGGTGCTGCGCGCCTACGCCAAGTACATGCGCCAGGGCGGGTCGCCCTTCCAGCTCGACACCATCGAGGAGGCGCTGAGCAGCAACGTCGACATCACCCGGCTGCTCGTGCAGCTCTTCGAGGTCCGCTTCGACCCGACCTGCGAGGACCGCGAGCAGCGCGAGGAGCAGCTGCGCGAGCGGCTGGCCGGCGCGCTCGACGACGTCGCCAGCCTCGACCACGACCGCATCCTGCGCTCCTACCTGACCCACATCGGCGCGACCCTGCGCACCAACCACTACCAGTGCACCGACGACGGCGAGCCCAAGTCGTACCTCAGCCTCAAGCTGGAGCCGTCGGCGATCCCCGACCTGCCGCGCCCGCGCCCGGAGTACGAGGTGTTCGTGCACTCCCCGCGCGTGGAGGGCGTGCACCTGCGCTTCGGCTCGGTGGCCCGCGGCGGGCTGCGCTGGTCCGACCGGCGCGACGACTTCCGCACCGAGGTGCTGGGCCTGGTCAAGGCGCAGATGGTCAAGAACACCGTCATCGTGCCGGTGGGCGCGAAGGGCGGGTTCTTCGCCAAGCAGCTGCCCGACCCCTCCGACCGGGAGGCGTGGATGGCCGAGGGCATCGCCTCCTACCGCACCTTCATCAGCGGTCTGCTCGACATCACCGACAACCTCGTCGACGGGCGCACCGCGCCGCCGGTCGACGTGGTGCGCCACGACGGCGACGACTCCTACCTGGTGGTCGCCGCCGACAAGGGCACCGCGACCTTCTCCGACATCGCCAACGAGCTGTCCAAGGACTACGGGTTCTGGCTCGGCGACGCCTTCGCCAGCGGCGGCTCGGTCGGCTACGACCACAAGGCGATGGGCATCACCGCCCGCGGCGCCTGGGTCTCGGTGCAGCGCCACTTCCGCGAGCGCGGCATCGACTGCCAGACCGAGGACTTCACCTGCGTTGGCATCGGCGACATGTCCGGCGACGTGTTCGGCAACGGGATGCTCTGCTCCGAGCACATCCGGCTCGTGGCCGCCTTCGACCACCGCGACATCTTCCTGGACCCCACGCCCGACGCCGCGACGTCGTACGCCGAGCGCAAGCGGCTCTTCGAGCAGCCGCGCACCAGCTGGCAGGACTACGACACCTCGCTGATCTCCGAGGGCGGCGGGGTGCACTCGCGCTCGAAGAAGTCGATCCCGATCACCCCGCAGGTGCGCGAGGCGCTCGGCATCAGGGACGACGTGTCGTCGATGACGCCGGCCGAGCTGATGCGCGCCATCCTCACCGCGCCCGTCGACCTGCTGTGGAACGGCGGCATCGGCACCTACGTCAAGAGCCGCGAGGAGACCCACGCCGACGCCGGCGACAAGGCCAACGACCCGATCCGCGTCGACGGTCGCGACGTGCGGGCGCGCTGCATCGGCGAGGGCGGCAACCTGGGCCTGACCCAGGCCGGGCGCATCGAGTACGCCCGCCTGGGCGGCGACCCCGACAGCGGTGGCGGTCGCGTCAACACCGACTTCATCGACAACTCCGCCGGGGTGGACACCTCCGACCACGAGGTCAACATCAAGATCCTGCTCGACCGGGTGGTCGCCGACGGCGACCTGACCGGCAAGCAGCGCAACGAGCTGCTGGCGGCGATGACCGACGAGGTCGCCGCGCTGGTGCTGCGCGACAACTACGAGCAGAACCTGGCGCTGGCCAACGCGCTCTCGCACGCGCCGTCGCTGCTGCACGTGCACGAGGAGTTCATGAAGCGCCTCGAGCGCGAGGGCGTCCTCAACCGCGCGGTCGAGGGCCTGCCCACCAGCCGCGAGGTGCGTCGCCGGGCCGACAAGAAGGAGGGTCTGACCGCGCCGGAGCTGTCGGTGCTGCTGGCCTGGACCAAGATCGTGCTGGCCCAGGAGCTCATCGAGTCCGACGTGCCCGACGACCCCTACCTCGACCAGGACCTGCTGGTCTACTTCCCCACGGCGATGCGCGAGCGCTTCACCGAGCAGATCCGCAAGCACCCGCTGCGCCGCGAGATCATCGTGACCCAGGTGGTCAACGACCTGGTCAACGGCGCCGGCATGACCTTCTGGCCGCGCCTGGGCGGCGAGACCGGGGTGGGGGCCGCCGAGCTGACCCACGCCAACTTCGTGGCCCGCGAGATCTTCGGGTCGCTGCCGCTGCGCGAGGAGCTGCACTCCTACGACAACAAGCTCGACGCCTCGGTGCAGACCCGGATGCGCCTGGAGATGCGCACCCTGGTCGAGCGGGCCACCCGCTGGCTCGTCGCCAACCGGCGTGCCCCCCTCGACAGCAGCGCCACCGTCGAGCAGCTGGCCGGGCCGGTCCAGGAGACCGTGGCCCAGCTGCCCGAGCTGATGACCGGGCGCGAGCTGGCGGCCTTCGAGCAGCGCCGCGACCGCCTGGTCGAGCGCGGCGTGCCCGACGACCTGGCCGCGCGCGTGGCGGTCCTGCCGCCGGCGTACATGGTGCTCGGCATCGTCGACGCCGCCACCCGCGAGGGCCTCGACCCCGCCGAGGTCGCCCGGGTGCACTTCGCCCTGGGCGAGCGGCTGGGGCTGCCCGCGCTGGTGCTGCGCATCCTCGCGCTGCCGCGCGAGGACCGTTGGCAGACCATGGCGCGCGCGGCGCTGCGCGACGACCTGCACTCGGTGCACCTGCAGCTGACCCTGCGGGTCATCGCCGCCACCGGCGACGACGAGTCGGCCACCGCCCGGATCTCGACCTGGGAGGACGGCGACGCCACCGCGGTGGGCCGCGCCGCCAGCACCCTCGGCGAGATCTGCTCCGACGAGGACGCCGACCTCGCGCGGCTCTCGGTGGGGCTGCGGATCGTGCGGGGGCTGCTCACCAGCTGA
- a CDS encoding ABC transporter ATP-binding protein — protein sequence MSTAQTWRGEAEVDQDEAAERLTAGSLGGGAKRLLRDLLRPYKRALQVLVLIVLVENAARLAIPYLVKVGIDSGIPPIRERDDLSTLLTVVAVVLVATLTQAVARNRFLVRQGQIGQDVLLALRRRVFGHFQALSPAFHDTYTSGPAFHDTYTSGRVISRQTSDVDAIHEMLETGFDGLVTAAITLVGTAGILLFLDVRLGLVALLCGPFLALLTNWFRKASASSYRVTREKVALVIVHFVESMGGVRAVQAFRREGRNQEIFDDVNDQYRRANLVAFRLVAWFMPGIRLIGNITIAVVLLYGGYLAYQGDVTVGVLAAFLLYLRQFFEPMMEISQFYNTFQSASAALEKLAGVLEQEPDVPEPTSPRPLAQASGELRFDAVRFEYVEGRPVLPGLDLVVPAGQTVALVGTTGAGKTTLAKLATRFYDPTGGRVLLDGIDVRDLASDTLRDHVVMVTQENYLFSGTIADNIRFGRPDATMEEVVAATTALGAHDFIAAMPQGYETDVANQGGRLSAGQRQLVAFARAFLADPAVLILDEATSSLDVPSERLVQQALRTVLAGRTAVIIAHRLSTVQIADRVLVMEHGRVVEDGSPSELVAAGDGRFSALHEAWQASLA from the coding sequence ATGAGCACCGCACAGACCTGGCGCGGCGAGGCCGAGGTCGACCAGGACGAGGCGGCCGAGCGGCTGACGGCCGGCTCCCTCGGGGGCGGCGCCAAGCGGTTGCTGCGCGACCTGCTGCGCCCCTACAAGCGGGCCCTGCAGGTCCTGGTCCTGATCGTGCTGGTCGAGAACGCCGCCCGGCTGGCGATCCCCTACCTGGTCAAGGTCGGCATCGACTCGGGCATCCCGCCGATCCGCGAGCGCGACGACCTCTCCACGCTGCTGACCGTGGTGGCCGTGGTGCTGGTGGCCACGCTGACCCAGGCCGTGGCCCGCAACCGCTTCCTCGTGCGCCAGGGCCAGATCGGCCAGGACGTGCTGCTGGCGCTGCGCCGACGGGTCTTCGGGCACTTCCAGGCCCTCAGCCCCGCCTTCCACGACACCTACACCTCGGGTCCCGCCTTCCACGACACCTACACCTCGGGTCGGGTGATCTCGCGCCAGACCTCCGACGTCGACGCGATCCACGAGATGCTCGAGACCGGCTTCGACGGCCTGGTCACCGCGGCCATCACCCTGGTCGGCACCGCCGGCATCCTGCTCTTCCTCGACGTCCGGCTGGGTCTGGTCGCGCTGCTGTGCGGGCCTTTTCTGGCGCTGCTGACCAACTGGTTCCGCAAGGCCTCGGCCAGCTCCTACCGGGTCACCCGGGAGAAGGTCGCGCTGGTCATCGTGCACTTCGTGGAGTCCATGGGCGGCGTCCGCGCGGTCCAGGCTTTCCGCCGCGAGGGGCGCAACCAGGAGATCTTCGACGACGTCAACGACCAGTACCGCCGCGCCAACCTGGTCGCCTTCCGTCTGGTCGCCTGGTTCATGCCCGGCATCCGCCTGATCGGCAACATCACCATCGCGGTGGTGCTGCTCTACGGCGGCTACCTGGCCTACCAGGGCGACGTCACCGTCGGGGTGCTGGCCGCGTTCCTGCTCTACCTGCGCCAGTTCTTCGAGCCGATGATGGAGATCAGCCAGTTCTACAACACCTTCCAGTCCGCCTCGGCGGCGCTGGAGAAGCTCGCTGGCGTGCTCGAGCAGGAGCCGGACGTCCCCGAGCCCACCTCGCCGCGCCCGCTGGCACAGGCGTCGGGGGAGCTGCGCTTCGACGCGGTCCGCTTCGAGTACGTCGAGGGGCGTCCGGTGCTGCCGGGCCTCGACCTGGTCGTGCCCGCCGGCCAGACCGTGGCGCTGGTGGGCACCACCGGCGCCGGCAAGACCACCCTGGCCAAGCTGGCCACCCGCTTCTACGACCCGACCGGCGGGCGGGTGCTGCTCGACGGCATCGACGTGCGGGACCTGGCCAGCGACACCCTGCGCGACCACGTGGTGATGGTGACCCAGGAGAACTACCTGTTCTCGGGCACGATCGCCGACAACATCCGCTTCGGCCGGCCCGACGCGACGATGGAGGAAGTCGTGGCCGCCACCACGGCGCTGGGCGCCCACGACTTCATCGCGGCCATGCCACAGGGCTACGAGACCGACGTCGCCAACCAGGGCGGCCGCCTCTCGGCAGGCCAGCGCCAGCTGGTCGCCTTCGCCCGCGCGTTCCTGGCCGACCCCGCGGTGCTGATCCTCGACGAGGCGACGTCCTCGCTCGACGTGCCCTCGGAGCGGCTGGTGCAGCAGGCGCTGCGCACCGTGCTGGCCGGGCGCACCGCGGTGATCATCGCCCACCGGCTCTCGACGGTGCAGATCGCCGACCGGGTGCTGGTGATGGAGCACGGCCGGGTCGTCGAGGACGGCAGCCCTTCGGAGCTCGTGGCCGCCGGCGACGGCCGGTTCTCGGCGCTGCACGAGGCCTGGCAGGCCTCGCTGGCGTGA